The Pelosinus sp. IPA-1 genome contains a region encoding:
- a CDS encoding MerR family transcriptional regulator, translated as MMIAEVSERFDISQDTLRYYERIGLIPHVNRNKSGVRDYREEDCKWVEFAKCMRSAGLPIEVLIEYVGLFQQGNETAEARKELLIEQRKELIVKLEDMKKTLERLDYKIARYEQAVTEAEKN; from the coding sequence ATGATGATTGCAGAGGTAAGTGAAAGGTTTGATATTTCCCAGGATACACTCCGCTATTATGAACGTATCGGACTAATTCCTCATGTAAATCGCAATAAAAGCGGAGTCAGGGATTACAGGGAAGAAGACTGTAAGTGGGTTGAATTTGCCAAATGTATGCGAAGTGCAGGCCTTCCGATTGAGGTATTGATTGAATATGTTGGACTATTTCAACAGGGCAATGAAACTGCTGAAGCAAGAAAAGAACTTTTAATTGAGCAGCGTAAAGAGCTTATAGTAAAATTGGAAGATATGAAAAAAACGCTGGAACGTCTAGATTATAAAATTGCAAGATATGAACAGGCAGTAACTGAAGCAGAAAAAAATTAG
- a CDS encoding ATP-binding protein: MLPKSAAKRTYLLVTLLVTTLMILFAYYEADSIQQQVIKEKEKEILAIATMLDQRVPPEAERLLLDDTIRKLPHKERLALLHPMLQPVLEDIGKRFPGHVLGYGVDEHRLALYPPRLDLLNEPFAADEQRAIEAKELIFFTNVKNTVWGKPIVNVLLPNIVNGEVVWFVWVNTKVEDVEKAYMNAITRAGVLFFLVWGGALLILRCSFHRFENSLQNMAIQVATRDDDAKKMSEFPEMAPLLHAITSLRKGLEEECSAKSQLNAELWYLNSQLEWNCKLLDMAHDAIIVRDLTNKIIYWNNGASMCFGWSKEEALNAISNDLLKTVFQEPLEYINKSLLETGSWAGELIRTRKDGKQVIIISYCTLFKDEAGKTVSILEINHDITNQRLDEELFLKVFHTNPLMMGIVKLSDWTLLDVNQVYLDALGFSRKDVIGKTPEEIGLWQDYEAKELRDKLNNENGTIRDFEMKIQVNNETRIVLFSCENIFLGDEQCSLGMFTDITEVRRYEKEMAHMERMNTIGEMAAGIGHEVRNPLTTVRGYLQLFRCKDDFSKYHDQLSTMIEELDRANDIISTFLSLAKNKRVEMKLGNLNGVINELYPLLEADAFRRGHELMLKLEPIPEIEFDESEIRQLILNLVRNGVEAMNASGTVTISTIRGKDHVLVKVSDTGSGIPLEVMKKIGTPFFTTKEEGTGLGLAVCYRIANRHGAEIAITSGETGTTFSVKFATI, translated from the coding sequence TTGTTACCAAAATCTGCAGCTAAGCGCACATATTTACTAGTCACACTTTTAGTCACTACACTTATGATTTTATTTGCCTACTACGAGGCAGATTCGATCCAGCAACAGGTAATTAAGGAAAAGGAAAAAGAAATACTTGCAATCGCGACAATGTTGGATCAACGGGTACCTCCTGAAGCTGAGAGACTATTACTGGATGATACAATTCGCAAATTGCCCCACAAGGAAAGACTGGCATTGCTCCATCCAATGCTACAGCCAGTTTTGGAAGATATAGGAAAAAGGTTTCCCGGACATGTATTGGGATATGGAGTAGATGAACACCGACTTGCCCTATATCCACCAAGACTCGATTTATTAAATGAACCCTTTGCAGCTGATGAGCAGCGTGCCATAGAGGCTAAGGAACTCATTTTCTTTACCAATGTCAAGAATACCGTTTGGGGTAAACCAATAGTAAATGTATTGCTGCCTAACATAGTCAATGGTGAAGTTGTTTGGTTTGTTTGGGTCAATACAAAAGTTGAAGACGTAGAAAAAGCCTATATGAATGCTATTACTCGTGCAGGAGTGTTGTTTTTTTTAGTTTGGGGCGGAGCATTGCTTATTTTACGATGCAGTTTTCATAGGTTTGAAAATTCACTACAAAATATGGCTATACAAGTTGCAACGCGGGATGACGATGCAAAAAAAATGTCGGAATTTCCGGAGATGGCTCCATTGCTTCATGCCATAACCTCATTAAGAAAAGGTCTTGAGGAAGAATGTTCTGCTAAAAGCCAGCTCAATGCTGAGTTATGGTATCTTAACAGCCAACTTGAATGGAATTGCAAGTTACTGGATATGGCACATGATGCTATCATCGTAAGAGATCTTACCAATAAAATTATCTATTGGAATAATGGAGCTTCGATGTGTTTTGGATGGTCAAAAGAGGAAGCATTAAATGCTATTTCAAATGATCTGCTCAAGACTGTTTTCCAAGAACCTTTAGAATATATTAATAAATCTTTGTTAGAAACAGGCTCTTGGGCGGGTGAGCTCATTCGTACTCGAAAAGACGGGAAACAAGTTATCATTATAAGCTATTGTACCTTATTTAAGGATGAGGCGGGAAAAACAGTATCTATATTGGAAATTAATCATGATATTACGAACCAGCGTCTAGACGAAGAACTCTTTTTAAAAGTATTTCATACAAATCCGCTTATGATGGGAATTGTAAAGCTAAGTGACTGGACCCTTTTAGATGTGAACCAGGTATATCTTGATGCCCTTGGTTTTTCGCGTAAAGATGTCATTGGTAAGACACCAGAGGAAATCGGTTTGTGGCAAGATTATGAGGCAAAAGAATTACGGGACAAACTTAATAATGAGAATGGCACGATTCGAGACTTTGAAATGAAGATACAAGTGAATAATGAAACAAGAATAGTCCTTTTCTCCTGTGAAAACATCTTTCTAGGTGATGAACAGTGCTCTCTAGGAATGTTTACAGACATTACAGAAGTGAGGCGTTATGAAAAGGAAATGGCTCATATGGAACGTATGAATACCATAGGTGAAATGGCAGCTGGTATCGGGCATGAGGTGCGAAATCCTTTAACGACTGTTAGGGGATATTTGCAGTTATTCCGATGTAAGGATGACTTTAGTAAATATCATGATCAGCTCTCCACTATGATTGAGGAGTTAGACCGGGCTAACGATATAATTAGTACTTTTTTATCGTTAGCGAAGAATAAAAGAGTTGAGATGAAACTAGGAAATTTAAATGGTGTAATCAATGAACTTTACCCATTGCTTGAGGCAGATGCTTTCCGAAGAGGCCATGAATTAATGCTAAAACTAGAACCTATTCCGGAGATTGAATTTGATGAAAGTGAAATTAGGCAGCTTATTCTGAACTTGGTTCGCAATGGTGTAGAAGCAATGAATGCTAGCGGAACAGTGACTATTAGCACGATACGCGGTAAGGATCACGTTCTAGTTAAGGTATCAGATACTGGTTCAGGTATTCCACTGGAAGTAATGAAGAAAATTGGTACACCATTTTTCACTACCAAAGAAGAAGGAACTGGTCTGGGACTAGCCGTTTGCTACCGCATTGCCAATAGGCATGGAGCAGAAATCGCGATAACTTCAGGGGAAACAGGGACTACATTTTCAGTTAAGTTTGCTACTATTTAA
- a CDS encoding phosphatase PAP2 family protein, giving the protein MAQYARVAKWIVFALIGLLVLTSVCFSANRKGVEEFPDVFVHENTSIPVGQAIGKLMVAGGDASVGGRVTDGIIVVDGNLIIKSGARINGRIVVLGGSTMIEQGASIEHKPWIIVPQGHPLVPVVVGGLFLIGAASLIILPMLFWIIGHLFKRTKWYSPIKEKFLAIERRWPALYIVVSLGISALMLTVFGILAWETLFHNEMVLFDDSFVWLIRYFANPSLDKIMIIITDIGFGTSYIVIVAITLLLLAYLKRWRELGALTICLAGGALLSYLLKILFHRTRPDLFRVVQETGYSFPSGHALATMCFYGMVAFLIMRIIDSWRGRLTVMTLAVVLSMLIGISRIYLGVHYPTDVIAGYAAGSMWLAFCISLLMWWERARV; this is encoded by the coding sequence ATGGCTCAATATGCGCGAGTAGCCAAATGGATCGTGTTTGCTTTAATAGGTTTACTTGTTCTTACAAGTGTTTGTTTCAGCGCTAATAGGAAAGGCGTAGAAGAATTTCCCGATGTCTTTGTGCATGAAAATACTTCTATTCCGGTGGGGCAAGCTATAGGCAAGCTCATGGTGGCTGGAGGCGATGCAAGCGTAGGAGGAAGGGTAACGGATGGCATTATTGTTGTGGATGGCAACTTAATAATAAAATCTGGGGCAAGGATAAACGGGCGAATTGTCGTACTTGGCGGCAGCACAATGATTGAGCAGGGTGCAAGTATTGAGCATAAGCCATGGATAATCGTGCCACAGGGACATCCCTTGGTACCGGTGGTGGTGGGGGGGCTTTTTCTAATAGGGGCAGCAAGCCTCATTATTCTACCGATGTTATTTTGGATCATTGGTCATTTATTTAAAAGGACTAAGTGGTATTCGCCTATTAAAGAAAAATTCTTGGCGATAGAGCGGCGGTGGCCGGCGCTTTATATTGTAGTAAGCTTAGGCATTAGCGCTTTAATGTTAACGGTGTTTGGCATACTCGCCTGGGAAACCTTATTCCACAACGAAATGGTATTATTTGACGATAGCTTTGTTTGGCTTATACGCTATTTTGCCAATCCTAGCCTAGATAAGATAATGATTATAATTACCGATATAGGCTTTGGCACAAGCTACATTGTAATTGTGGCGATTACTCTTTTACTACTTGCATATCTTAAACGCTGGCGGGAGTTGGGGGCACTGACTATCTGTTTAGCAGGAGGAGCGTTGCTTAGTTATCTGTTGAAAATTTTGTTTCATCGTACTAGGCCAGACTTGTTTCGGGTTGTGCAAGAGACAGGTTATAGCTTCCCAAGTGGTCATGCCTTGGCAACTATGTGTTTCTATGGGATGGTGGCATTTCTAATTATGCGCATCATAGATTCTTGGCGGGGGCGGCTGACTGTTATGACGTTGGCAGTAGTTTTGAGTATGTTAATTGGTATAAGCCGTATTTATTTAGGTGTTCACTACCCCACCGATGTGATAGCAGGATATGCCGCAGGTTCAATGTGGCTTGCTTTTTGTATATCTCTCCTAATGTGGTGGGAGAGAGCGCGAGTGTAG
- the kdpF gene encoding K(+)-transporting ATPase subunit F translates to MADLWLAGGITVLLLLYLVYALMRPEEF, encoded by the coding sequence ATGGCTGACTTATGGTTAGCTGGAGGGATCACGGTTCTTCTACTTTTATACTTAGTTTACGCATTAATGAGACCGGAGGAGTTTTAA
- the kdpA gene encoding potassium-transporting ATPase subunit KdpA, with protein sequence MTNDIMMFAFYIVVLLLLALPLGKYMAKVFSQEKTIFDFVLKPIEKVIYRITGVKETEEMNWKQYAVTLIIFNLFGMILVYLIQVWQDILPFNPEQLSGVDPWHLALNTAVSFMTNTNWQSYSPETTMSYFTQMTVLTVQNFLSAATGLTVAVALIRGLTRKDAKTIGNFWVDMVRSIMWVLLPLAIISSTILVEEGVLQNLSPYVTVQTLDGADQKLAMGPVASQEAIKMLGTNGGGFFNANSAHPFENPTPVSNFIEMLSIFLIPAGLVFTFGHMVGDKRQGYSIIASMILLFIIMLGTLYTSELNGNPILSSIGVSSPTSMEGKEVRFGIGGSALFATVTTAASCGAVNSMHDSFTPLGGLITMLQIKLGEVILGGVGAGFYGMMMFVIITVFIVGLMVGRTPEYLGKKIEAWETKMATIAILIPSVIILIGSGIASVIDQGTSALTNSGPHGLSEILYAFASAAGNNGSAFAGLSANTPFYNLMLAFNMVVGRFGVIIPTLAIAGSMAAKKISPPGPGTFPTTGWLFVVLLVGVVLIVGALTFLPVLSLGPIVEHLLMLKGTTF encoded by the coding sequence ATGACTAATGATATAATGATGTTCGCCTTTTACATTGTGGTTTTGCTACTGTTAGCTCTACCCCTTGGAAAATATATGGCAAAAGTATTTTCGCAAGAAAAAACTATTTTTGACTTTGTGTTAAAACCTATAGAAAAAGTAATTTATCGGATCACCGGAGTAAAAGAAACCGAAGAAATGAATTGGAAGCAGTATGCTGTTACTTTAATTATTTTTAACCTATTCGGTATGATTTTGGTTTATCTGATTCAAGTATGGCAGGATATTCTGCCATTCAATCCTGAACAACTATCTGGAGTTGATCCGTGGCATTTGGCTTTGAATACGGCAGTAAGTTTTATGACGAATACAAATTGGCAGTCTTATTCTCCAGAAACCACAATGAGTTATTTTACGCAAATGACTGTATTAACAGTACAAAATTTTCTTTCCGCAGCAACTGGCCTTACGGTAGCAGTAGCCTTAATTAGAGGTCTTACTCGTAAGGATGCTAAAACAATCGGCAATTTTTGGGTTGATATGGTACGTAGTATTATGTGGGTGTTGCTGCCTCTAGCGATAATTTCTTCTACCATCCTTGTAGAAGAAGGTGTGCTGCAAAATTTATCACCTTATGTAACCGTTCAAACGCTGGATGGTGCTGATCAAAAATTGGCTATGGGGCCTGTAGCTTCTCAGGAAGCGATCAAGATGTTGGGGACCAATGGCGGTGGGTTTTTTAACGCCAATTCGGCCCATCCTTTTGAAAATCCGACTCCTGTAAGTAATTTTATCGAGATGCTCAGTATATTCCTGATTCCTGCTGGGTTGGTATTTACTTTTGGACATATGGTAGGCGATAAGCGTCAAGGTTATTCGATTATTGCTTCTATGATTCTGCTGTTCATTATTATGCTTGGTACTCTATATACAAGTGAGTTAAACGGGAACCCCATTCTGAGTTCTATAGGCGTAAGTAGTCCCACGTCTATGGAAGGTAAAGAAGTTCGTTTTGGCATAGGGGGATCGGCACTCTTTGCTACAGTTACCACAGCTGCTTCCTGTGGTGCGGTCAATAGTATGCATGATAGCTTTACACCCCTCGGCGGTCTAATTACAATGTTGCAGATTAAGCTGGGGGAGGTAATTTTGGGCGGCGTAGGCGCAGGCTTCTATGGCATGATGATGTTTGTTATCATCACCGTCTTCATTGTCGGCCTAATGGTTGGAAGAACCCCTGAATACCTTGGTAAAAAAATCGAAGCATGGGAAACAAAAATGGCAACGATTGCTATCTTGATTCCCTCGGTTATCATTCTCATTGGTTCCGGTATTGCATCAGTGATTGACCAAGGTACATCGGCCCTTACAAATTCTGGTCCCCACGGTTTGAGTGAAATTCTCTACGCATTTGCCTCTGCTGCAGGGAATAACGGTAGCGCTTTTGCGGGGCTGAGTGCCAATACACCTTTCTATAACTTAATGCTGGCATTCAATATGGTTGTAGGGCGCTTCGGTGTGATTATTCCCACTCTTGCGATAGCAGGCAGTATGGCTGCAAAGAAGATATCGCCGCCAGGGCCTGGAACATTCCCTACTACTGGCTGGTTATTTGTTGTTTTGCTAGTGGGCGTAGTTTTAATCGTCGGAGCCCTAACATTCTTACCAGTGCTATCATTGGGGCCGATTGTTGAACATTTGTTAATGCTAAAAGGTACAACGTTCTAA
- the kdpB gene encoding potassium-transporting ATPase subunit KdpB, which produces MSTRESFNKEILGVAIRDAFRKLNPATQFRNPVMFIVYIGSFLTTGLMIRDILGGNTAHVGFSLQIALWLWFTVLFANFAEAVAEGRGKAQAQALRNTRTQTKANKVVDNTTKQVDAADLRKGDLVMVKPGEFIPGDGEIVEGMASVDESAITGESAPVIRESGGDKSAVTGGTRVLSDWIKVQITANPGETFLDRMIALVEGAKRQKTPNEIALTILLVGLTLIFLVAVATIEPFAVYSGTLIPILILISLLVCLIPTTIGGLLSSIGIAGMDRLLKRNVLAMSGRAVEAAGDVNVLLLDKTGTITLGNRMATEFIPAPGVDKTQLADSAQLSSLADETPEGRSIVVLAKEKYNLRERDLQALGAEFIPFTAQTRMSGVNIKGKQIRKGSMDAIQRYMTEQGGMFPETVKSDCEKIAKAGGTPLVVVQGTQVLGTVYLKDIVKGGIKERFKDLRQMGIKTVMITGDNPLTAAAIAAEAGVDDFLAEATPEAKLALIREYQEKGMLVAMTGDGTNDAPALAQADVGVAMNSGTQAAKEAGNMVDLDSNPTKLIEIVEIGKQLLMTRGALTTFSIANDVAKYFAIIPAMFLAAYPEMNVFNIMHLATSESAILSAVIFNALVIVALIPLALRGVKYQPLGASVILRRNLLIYGLGGLIVPFIGIKIIDMIIVALGLV; this is translated from the coding sequence ATGAGTACTCGCGAGAGTTTTAATAAGGAAATACTTGGCGTGGCAATCCGTGATGCCTTTCGAAAGCTAAATCCGGCGACACAATTCAGAAACCCGGTAATGTTTATCGTGTATATTGGTTCGTTTTTAACCACTGGTTTAATGATACGGGATATCTTGGGAGGAAATACAGCCCATGTTGGGTTTTCCCTGCAAATAGCCTTATGGTTATGGTTTACCGTATTATTTGCTAATTTTGCCGAGGCCGTTGCTGAAGGTAGAGGCAAGGCCCAAGCCCAAGCACTACGAAATACAAGAACCCAAACGAAAGCAAATAAAGTAGTTGATAATACAACGAAACAGGTAGACGCTGCAGATCTGCGTAAAGGTGATCTAGTAATGGTAAAACCTGGTGAATTTATTCCTGGTGATGGTGAAATTGTGGAAGGTATGGCTTCTGTAGATGAAAGCGCGATTACCGGAGAATCTGCTCCTGTAATCCGTGAATCAGGTGGAGATAAATCAGCTGTAACTGGTGGTACACGGGTATTGTCTGATTGGATTAAAGTACAAATCACTGCTAACCCAGGCGAAACATTCCTTGATCGTATGATTGCGCTGGTTGAAGGTGCCAAAAGGCAGAAAACTCCTAATGAAATAGCCCTTACCATTTTACTAGTTGGTTTAACCCTCATTTTTTTGGTTGCTGTAGCCACAATTGAGCCATTTGCGGTTTATTCCGGCACATTAATACCAATTCTAATTTTGATTTCTTTGTTAGTTTGCCTTATTCCCACGACGATCGGCGGATTACTAAGTTCTATCGGGATTGCTGGTATGGATCGTCTTTTGAAAAGAAACGTATTGGCAATGTCCGGACGTGCTGTTGAAGCTGCGGGTGATGTTAACGTATTGTTATTGGATAAAACAGGCACCATTACACTAGGCAATCGGATGGCAACGGAATTTATTCCTGCACCTGGCGTAGATAAAACTCAGCTTGCTGACAGTGCTCAATTATCCTCCCTTGCAGATGAAACTCCTGAGGGACGTAGTATCGTTGTATTAGCAAAAGAGAAATATAATTTGAGAGAACGTGATTTGCAGGCATTAGGTGCAGAGTTTATTCCCTTTACGGCGCAGACGAGAATGAGCGGAGTGAATATAAAGGGAAAACAGATTCGCAAAGGATCCATGGATGCCATTCAAAGATATATGACTGAACAGGGGGGCATGTTCCCAGAAACGGTAAAAAGCGATTGCGAAAAAATTGCCAAAGCAGGCGGTACTCCTCTGGTAGTTGTTCAGGGAACCCAAGTCCTTGGGACAGTTTACCTAAAAGATATTGTTAAAGGCGGGATTAAAGAACGCTTTAAAGATTTGCGGCAAATGGGTATCAAAACAGTAATGATTACAGGGGATAATCCTCTTACCGCCGCTGCTATTGCGGCTGAAGCCGGAGTCGATGACTTCTTGGCTGAAGCTACGCCTGAAGCTAAATTAGCATTGATTCGTGAATATCAGGAAAAAGGTATGCTGGTAGCTATGACGGGAGATGGAACCAATGATGCTCCGGCACTAGCCCAAGCGGATGTGGGTGTAGCCATGAACAGTGGTACCCAAGCCGCAAAAGAAGCTGGTAACATGGTTGATCTTGATAGCAATCCGACAAAACTAATTGAAATCGTAGAAATTGGCAAGCAACTTTTGATGACCCGAGGAGCACTGACAACTTTCAGTATTGCTAATGACGTGGCTAAATATTTTGCGATCATTCCAGCTATGTTTCTAGCGGCATATCCGGAAATGAACGTCTTTAATATCATGCATCTGGCTACATCGGAGAGTGCTATTTTAAGTGCGGTAATCTTTAATGCCCTTGTTATTGTAGCTCTTATTCCGTTAGCCTTACGTGGCGTAAAATACCAGCCCTTAGGAGCAAGTGTAATTCTTAGAAGAAACCTACTGATTTATGGTCTTGGTGGGCTGATTGTACCGTTTATCGGCATTAAAATCATTGATATGATTATTGTTGCCTTGGGATTGGTATAA
- the kdpC gene encoding potassium-transporting ATPase subunit KdpC, translating into MLKQMLNAFAMLLVFTVITGLAYPLAMTGVAQALFPFQANGSIIVHDGKPIGSALIGQNFTSAKYFHGRPSAAGTDGYDATSSGGSNLGPTSKKLVDTVTDNIIKARDENQLDEQKLIPADLVLASGSGLDPDISPAAAYLQVARVSKERELSGDEIRRLVDSHVKVPQLGIFGEPRVNVLELNLALDRLKK; encoded by the coding sequence ATGTTAAAACAAATGTTAAATGCATTTGCCATGCTGCTAGTTTTTACTGTCATTACCGGCTTGGCTTATCCTTTAGCCATGACTGGGGTGGCACAGGCTCTATTTCCCTTCCAGGCTAACGGATCCATCATTGTCCATGATGGTAAGCCTATTGGATCAGCACTAATCGGACAAAACTTTACAAGTGCTAAGTATTTTCATGGTCGTCCTTCAGCGGCAGGGACAGATGGTTATGATGCTACCAGTTCTGGTGGTTCTAACCTTGGACCGACTAGTAAAAAACTAGTTGATACAGTCACAGACAATATTATAAAAGCCCGTGATGAAAACCAGCTTGATGAACAAAAACTGATTCCAGCTGATCTAGTTTTGGCTTCGGGCAGTGGACTTGATCCGGATATTTCTCCTGCAGCAGCCTACTTACAGGTAGCGAGGGTAAGCAAAGAAAGGGAATTATCTGGTGATGAAATACGTAGGTTGGTAGATAGCCACGTGAAAGTTCCTCAGTTAGGCATCTTCGGTGAGCCAAGGGTTAATGTGCTTGAACTCAACTTGGCACTAGATAGGTTAAAAAAGTGA